One genomic region from Pyxicephalus adspersus chromosome 1, UCB_Pads_2.0, whole genome shotgun sequence encodes:
- the STOML3 gene encoding stomatin-like protein 3: MDIHMDSQPPLEKGRPKEELLDAVKSGIGICGWVLLILSGLFAAITFPISIWFCVKIIQEYERAVVFRLGRIITGKARGPGLMFILPCTDTFIKVDLRVISFAIPPQEILTKDSVTTTVDGVVYYKVENAIKSVANVNNVHVATAQLAQTTLRNILGTQTLSSILSNREEIAHNIQTILDNATHQWGVNVERVEMRDVRLPVQMQRAMAAEAEAVREARAKIVAAEGEMNASRALKEASMVICESPAALQLRYLQTLTTIASENNSTIVFPIPIDLLQGLSKK, from the exons ATGGACATACACATGGATTCTCAGCCTCCTTTGGAAAAGGGAAGACCAAAAGAAGAGCTGCTTG ATGCTGTAAAAAGCGGAATTGGTATTTGTGGCTGGGTTCTGCTTATCTTATCTGGTCTGTTTGCTGCCATCACTTTCCCAATTTCCATTTGGTTCTGTGTTAAG aTCATTCAAGAATATGAACGGGCCGTTGTATTTCGCTTGGGCCGTATCATCACAGGAAAAGCTAGAGGCCCAG GACTGATGTTCATTCTGCCCTGCACTGACACTTTTATTAAGGTGGATTTAAGGGTgatatcatttgcaatcccaCCACAAGAG atccttACTAAGGACTCCGTTACAACAACAGTGGATGGTGTGGTATACTACAAAGTTGAGAACGCAATAAAATCTGTGGCAAATGTCAACAATGTTCATGTAGCTACAGCCCAGTTGGCCCAAACCACTCTGAGGAACATTCTGGGGACTCAAACCCTCTCCAGCATCTTATCAAATCGGGAGGAGATTGCCCACAATATTCAG ACAATTCTGGATAATGCTACCCATCAATGGGGAGTGAATGTGGAACGCGTAGAAATGAGGGACGTTCGTCTTCCGGTGCAGATGCAGAGAGCGATGGCGGCTGAGGCTGAAGCTGTTCGAGAGGCCAGAGCTAAG ATAGTAGCTGCTGAAGGGGAGATGAACGCCTCGCGGGCTCTAAAGGAAGCTTCAATGGTGATCTGTGAATCTCCAGCAGCTCTTCAACTTCGCTACCTGCAAACCTTGACCACCATTGCCTCGGAGAACAATTCTACAATTGTATTCCCTATCCCTATTGACCTGCTGCAAGGCCTGTCTAAGAAATGA